Genomic DNA from Gemmatimonadales bacterium:
CTCGTCGAAGATCAGCAGGACGCCCAGGCGGCGAGTCACCTCGCGCAGCGTCTCCAGATAGCCCCGCTCGGCCGGGATCATGCCGGCTGAGCCGAGCACCGGCTCGACCAGCACGGCGGCGAGCCGGTGGTGCTCAGCCTCGATCACCCGCGCGGCGGCGGCGCCGTCGTTGAACGGGATCACCACCACGTTCTCCAGTGTCCTCGGCGCGAGGCCCAGCGCGCTCGGCTGCGAGCGCGGGCGCGAGCGTTCACCGGCGTCCGGGCCGGTCGGATGAGTGCTCACCAATGCATCGTCCGAGGTACCGTGATAACCGCCTTCGACCTTGGCCACCTTGGGCCGGCCGGTAAAGGCGCGGGCCGCCCGGATGACGTTGGCTGCCGCCTCGGTGCCCGAGCTGGTGAACCGCACCCGCTCCACCGAACCGATGCGCTCGACGAGCATCCGCGCGAGCCGCACCTGCGGCTCGGTCGGCCCGGGAAAGCAGGTGCCCCGCTCGAGCTGCCGCTCAACCGCCCCGAGCACGTGCGGGTGCCCGTACCCGAGCGCCAGCGCCGAGTGGTTGCCGGTGAAGTCGATCAGCTCGTTGCCGTCCAGATCGAACAGCCGGCAGCCCTCCCCCCGGTCCATGACGGCTGGATAGGGAGAGTAGAAGAGCGGACTCCTCGAATCGCCGCCGGGCAGGTAGCGGCGAGCCTCGATGTAGCAGCGCTCCGAGGCGGGCGTCCGGCGGCGGTAGCGCTCCTCCTCGACTCCGAGGGAGGCAGGACTGGATAGAGGCATGACGATTCCTATACCGGCCGGCGGCTCCGACGCAAGAACCGGCTCGGTCAGGCCCGCCGGGGGCGAGCTCTTCGGCCCCTTCGTTCGCCTCAGCACGCTGGGAGCACCTCGGCGAGGTCATGAAGTCCGAGGTGCGATCCGCTCAACAGCAGAACGGTGCTCCCCCCGCGATAGCGCGGGCCCGCACCGAGCAGCGCCGCCACCGGCAGCGCCGCCGCTCCCTCGATCAGCAGCGAATGCCGCTCCAGGATCAGCCGCACCGCCGCCCGAAGCTCGGGCTCCTGGACCGTCACCCACTCGTCCACGCAGCGCTGGCAGACCGGGAAGGTGATCGCGCCCGGCTCCACCAGGCCGAGGGTGGCGTCCGAGAGCGATGGGCCGGAGGGCAGCTCCACGATGCGACCGGCGGCGACGCTGGCGGCAAGCACCGGCGATGCCGCCGGCTGGCAGCCAACGACCCGGATGGCCGGACGCTCCGCCTTGAGCATTGCCCCAACCCCGGCGATCAGGCCCCCGCCGCCCGCGGGCACCAGCACGGTGTCCACCCCCTCCAGGTCCCGCAGCAGCTCGATCGCGATGGTGCCCTGGCCGCCGATCACCTGGGGGTCGTTGTATGGCGAGACGAACACTCTGCCAGTGTCGGACGCCTGCGTCCGCGCGAGGGTCTCCACCCGACCCGGATCGGCGTCCACCAGGCGGAGTTCGGCTCCGCGGCTCCGGAGCGCCTCGAGCTTGAGGGGGGAGGCCGTGCTCGGCAGGAAGATCTCGCCCCGGATGCCGAGCAGCCCGAGCGCGTGCGCCATGGCGAGCGCATGATTGCCGGTGGACGCGGTGACCACTCCCGCCGCCCGCTCCTCCTCGGTGAGGGAGAGCAGCTTGTTGAACGCGCCGCGCGCCTTGAAGGAGCCGGTGACCTGGAGGTTCTCCAGCTTGAGGTAGACCGGGCTTCCGGCGGCGGCGCTCAGCGTGGGGGAGTGCTCGAGCGGCGTCTCGCGCACGAACCCGCGGATGCGGGATTTCGCCAGGGTGACCTCGCGCACGACGTCGGCAGGGGAGAACTCGATCGCAGGCATCAGGCCTCCTGGAGTGCGCGCCCCGAGGGCTGTGGCGGCCGCCCGTGTTGACAACCTTCCCATGGAGCGGTAACCTACCCTCATGAGCCTCCGTTGCACGCTCGTCCCTGAACTCGCCTCGCCCGCCGCCACGCGCGCGGGTGCCATGGCGTGTTGTTGTATGGCCACTCTCCACACTTACGGGACGACCTAGCGGCTCGCGTTTCACACGCATTTCCATGCCAAGCCCGCAGGTACCGTCCTGCGGGCTTTTTCTTTTTTGCTACCTCGAGCTGGAGCGGACATGTCCGTGGAGACGCTTGAGACACCGATGGTGGGAGAAGACGCGCCGCCGGAACAGATCGTGGCCTGGATGCTGGACCACTTCGCCGACCGCAACCTGGTGCTCACCACCTCGTTCGGGATGGAGGGCTGCGCGCTGATCGACA
This window encodes:
- a CDS encoding threonine/serine dehydratase encodes the protein MPAIEFSPADVVREVTLAKSRIRGFVRETPLEHSPTLSAAAGSPVYLKLENLQVTGSFKARGAFNKLLSLTEEERAAGVVTASTGNHALAMAHALGLLGIRGEIFLPSTASPLKLEALRSRGAELRLVDADPGRVETLARTQASDTGRVFVSPYNDPQVIGGQGTIAIELLRDLEGVDTVLVPAGGGGLIAGVGAMLKAERPAIRVVGCQPAASPVLAASVAAGRIVELPSGPSLSDATLGLVEPGAITFPVCQRCVDEWVTVQEPELRAAVRLILERHSLLIEGAAALPVAALLGAGPRYRGGSTVLLLSGSHLGLHDLAEVLPAC
- a CDS encoding aspartate aminotransferase family protein, giving the protein MPLSSPASLGVEEERYRRRTPASERCYIEARRYLPGGDSRSPLFYSPYPAVMDRGEGCRLFDLDGNELIDFTGNHSALALGYGHPHVLGAVERQLERGTCFPGPTEPQVRLARMLVERIGSVERVRFTSSGTEAAANVIRAARAFTGRPKVAKVEGGYHGTSDDALVSTHPTGPDAGERSRPRSQPSALGLAPRTLENVVVIPFNDGAAAARVIEAEHHRLAAVLVEPVLGSAGMIPAERGYLETLREVTRRLGVLLIFDEVVSFRVAYGGGEEHFGVVPDLTILGKLIGGGFPLGAFGGRQDVMALFDPSAGRPGIPHPGSLNANPISLAAGIATLELLTRDAIETINRRGESLRGRMRGAFAEAGVAAEITGLGSLFGIHLTGHPVRDFRDTLDVDTALRHRIFLGLHNEGVLIDPRGVGTISTALGETELERFIEALRAVLARVGDRTPIR